A window from Candidatus Margulisiibacteriota bacterium encodes these proteins:
- a CDS encoding substrate-binding domain-containing protein: protein MFKYWNLRFLVCLVFSISILGFGAGAAELQGTITVSGAWAIYPTVVAWGDAFHKLHPGVRIDVSAGGAGKGAADAIGGMADIGMVSRDPDPAELAKGAVATYILHDAVFPVVSDKNPALGDLLRKGVTKKELIGLYMTGKLSNWSELADSDVDKPVHVYTRSDSCGAAASWAKFLGNKKQEDLRGVGVYGDPGLLEAARRDPIGIGYNNFSYVFDARGKVVAGAKLLPIDANENGKVDADELFNDRPSAVRAIEAGRYPATRKNYLFTKGKPQGLVAEFIKFALSEPGTAVVNRVQTSLPVVRSERQKLLKWLSAD from the coding sequence ATGTTTAAATATTGGAATTTAAGATTTCTGGTTTGTTTAGTATTTAGTATTTCGATTTTAGGATTTGGAGCCGGTGCGGCCGAGCTCCAGGGGACCATTACCGTCTCCGGCGCCTGGGCGATCTATCCGACGGTCGTCGCCTGGGGCGACGCCTTTCATAAACTGCACCCCGGGGTCAGGATCGACGTTTCCGCCGGCGGGGCCGGGAAAGGAGCGGCCGACGCGATCGGCGGGATGGCGGATATCGGCATGGTTTCCCGCGATCCCGACCCGGCGGAATTGGCTAAAGGGGCGGTTGCCACCTACATCCTCCACGACGCGGTCTTCCCGGTCGTCAGCGATAAGAATCCGGCGCTTGGCGATCTCCTGAGAAAAGGGGTGACGAAAAAAGAGCTGATCGGTCTCTACATGACCGGCAAGCTCTCCAACTGGAGCGAACTGGCCGACAGCGACGTTGACAAGCCGGTCCACGTTTACACCCGCTCCGATTCCTGCGGCGCGGCGGCCAGCTGGGCCAAGTTCCTCGGTAACAAGAAACAGGAAGATCTGCGGGGGGTCGGCGTTTACGGTGACCCCGGCTTGCTGGAAGCGGCCCGGCGCGACCCGATCGGTATCGGCTATAACAACTTCAGTTACGTCTTTGACGCCCGGGGGAAAGTCGTCGCGGGGGCGAAATTGCTGCCGATCGACGCCAACGAGAACGGCAAGGTCGACGCGGATGAACTGTTCAACGACCGGCCGTCGGCCGTCCGGGCGATCGAAGCCGGCCGCTATCCGGCGACCAGGAAGAATTATCTCTTTACTAAAGGCAAACCGCAAGGTTTGGTCGCGGAGTTCATTAAATTCGCCCTGTCGGAACCAGGGACCGCGGTCGTTAACCGGGTCCAGACCAGTTTGCCGGTCGTCAGAAGCGAGCGGCAAAAACTCTTGAAATGGCTTTCCGCCGACTGA
- the pstA gene encoding phosphate ABC transporter permease PstA: MDRRKFEERLFITLMIGSTMIVVGSLLLIILSILFKGLPALSLEMLISTPSGGYYLGEGGGILNAIVGSLVVSLGATVLAALISLPIVLYLNVFRRRQSKFSLLVRFFLDLLWGIPSIVYGAFGFTLMLFFRFPASLLAGTITLALVIMPIMARAMDEVLKMVPEELAEAAYSLGANRTEAALRVVVRQSLPGLLTAVLIAFGRGIGDAAAVLFTASFTDSLPYSLFKPVATLPLAIFFQLGTPFPQVQARGYAAALVLMLIVLGVSITARLAAGRYSRNIIK, from the coding sequence ATGGATAGGCGCAAATTCGAGGAGCGGCTATTCATCACCCTGATGATCGGGTCGACCATGATCGTGGTCGGCAGCTTGCTTTTGATCATTCTCTCGATCCTCTTCAAAGGTTTGCCGGCCTTGAGCCTGGAGATGCTGATCAGCACCCCGTCCGGCGGCTATTACCTGGGCGAGGGGGGCGGGATCCTGAACGCGATCGTCGGCTCGCTGGTCGTCAGCCTGGGGGCGACCGTCCTGGCGGCCCTGATCAGCCTGCCGATCGTCCTGTATCTCAACGTTTTCCGCCGCCGCCAGTCGAAGTTCTCCCTGCTGGTCCGGTTCTTCCTCGACCTGCTCTGGGGGATCCCGTCGATCGTCTACGGCGCGTTCGGTTTTACCCTGATGCTCTTTTTCCGTTTCCCGGCGTCGCTGTTGGCCGGAACGATCACGCTGGCGCTGGTGATCATGCCGATCATGGCCCGCGCCATGGACGAGGTCTTGAAAATGGTCCCGGAGGAGCTGGCGGAGGCCGCTTATTCGCTCGGCGCGAACCGGACCGAAGCGGCGCTCCGGGTCGTCGTCCGGCAGTCGCTCCCCGGTCTGCTGACCGCGGTCCTGATCGCCTTCGGCCGCGGGATCGGCGACGCGGCGGCCGTCCTGTTCACCGCCAGTTTTACCGATTCCCTGCCGTATTCGCTCTTCAAGCCGGTCGCGACCCTGCCGCTGGCGATCTTTTTCCAGCTCGGCACGCCGTTCCCGCAGGTCCAGGCGCGCGGCTACGCGGCGGCGCTGGTTTTGATGCTGATCGTCCTCGGCGTCAGTATCACCGCGCGGCTGGCGGCTGGCCGTTATTCGCGGAATATTATAAAATAG
- a CDS encoding Rrf2 family transcriptional regulator, producing MKLTTKSEYSILALIHLARRAKKGFTTTEEVCAKYSLPHKYLEQLFVVLKNNHFIKSKRGKEGGYRLARPAGQIKIAAVIRLMDGALAPVESVSKYFYARSPLEKERKIIAVFREIRDYVARRMEKLTLAELI from the coding sequence ATGAAACTTACCACCAAAAGCGAATACTCGATCCTCGCCCTGATCCACCTGGCGCGCCGGGCTAAAAAGGGGTTCACCACCACCGAAGAAGTCTGCGCCAAATACTCCCTGCCGCACAAATACCTGGAACAGCTGTTCGTGGTGCTCAAGAACAACCATTTTATTAAGAGCAAGAGAGGGAAAGAGGGGGGCTATCGCCTGGCCCGGCCCGCCGGGCAGATCAAGATCGCCGCGGTGATCCGCCTGATGGACGGCGCGCTGGCGCCGGTCGAATCGGTCAGCAAGTATTTTTACGCCCGTTCGCCGCTCGAAAAGGAGCGCAAGATCATTGCCGTCTTCCGCGAGATCCGCGATTATGTCGCCCGGCGGATGGAAAAATTGACCCTGGCCGAATTAATATAG
- the pstC gene encoding phosphate ABC transporter permease subunit PstC gives MAFRRLIDNLSRRGMVGLCWFALSLAFLIALGLLLRAWPVIAGASPAKLLFSAAWHPTNGEFGLAAFIIGTFWVTAIAIILAVPLSILTAVYLAEFAPKKVAALIRPVIDLLAGISPVIFGVFGLLVIVPLVRDWLMPFCQQWLPFFPFRSDNYTGFSALAGGIVLAIMVFPIIISVVEEVLRTVPAEIREAALSLGATRWEAVKLAVLRRARPGIIAAVILGLSRAFGETMAVLMVAGCSLQSFPQSFFDPAYPLPALIANTYGEMMSVPLYDAAVLFAALILLLVTIGFNMVGWGILLRSARSDA, from the coding sequence ATGGCTTTCCGCCGACTGATAGATAACCTGTCGCGTCGGGGGATGGTAGGGCTCTGCTGGTTCGCGCTGAGCCTGGCTTTCCTGATCGCGCTCGGCTTGCTCTTGCGGGCCTGGCCGGTCATAGCCGGCGCCTCGCCGGCCAAGCTCCTGTTCTCCGCGGCCTGGCATCCGACCAACGGGGAATTCGGCCTGGCGGCCTTTATCATCGGCACCTTTTGGGTGACGGCGATCGCCATCATCTTGGCCGTGCCGCTCAGCATCCTGACCGCGGTCTACCTCGCCGAGTTCGCGCCGAAAAAGGTCGCCGCGCTGATCCGTCCGGTCATCGACCTCCTGGCCGGCATCTCGCCGGTGATCTTCGGCGTCTTTGGTTTGCTGGTCATCGTGCCGCTGGTCCGCGACTGGCTGATGCCTTTCTGCCAACAGTGGCTTCCGTTCTTCCCGTTCCGTTCGGACAACTACACCGGTTTTTCCGCTTTGGCCGGCGGCATCGTCCTGGCGATCATGGTCTTTCCGATCATTATTTCGGTCGTTGAAGAAGTGCTCCGGACGGTGCCGGCCGAGATCAGGGAGGCAGCCCTGTCGCTCGGCGCCACCCGCTGGGAAGCGGTCAAGCTCGCGGTCCTCCGGCGGGCGCGCCCCGGGATCATCGCGGCGGTCATCCTCGGCCTGTCGCGCGCTTTCGGGGAAACGATGGCGGTCTTGATGGTCGCCGGCTGCAGCCTGCAAAGTTTTCCGCAGTCGTTCTTCGACCCGGCTTATCCGCTGCCGGCCCTGATCGCCAATACTTACGGCGAGATGATGTCGGTCCCGCTCTACGACGCGGCCGTCCTCTTTGCCGCCTTGATCCTCCTCCTGGTGACGATCGGTTTCAACATGGTCGGCTGGGGGATCCTGCTCCGGAGCGCGCGGAGTGACGCCTGA
- a CDS encoding glycoside hydrolase family 99-like domain-containing protein yields the protein MTELARLIAFYLPQFYPVPENDAWWGEGFTEWTNVKKAESRYPGHYQPRVPAELGYYDLRSAQVRENQAQLAREYGIYGFCYYHYWTMGKMMLALPLREMLASGKPDFPFCLCWGNHNWTRRWDGLEEEMLLKQEYSPADDLNHINYLLPIFADRRYIRVDGKPLFAVHLAQCLPDPERTAAVWRGAAAGAGLPGLYLVNVENNFGGNGYGLVKGFDATIEFAPDARSVGQPLFGQDLTRKGYADNRVFYYDTVVRNMLNKPDVGYKRFRGVFPGWDNSARRRNIPAHIYHGSTPAKYREFLEKMLQNTCRTFSGEERLLFVNAWNEWGEGCYLEPDRKFGRAYLEATRDALTGTAEKTIAVSVVIPHYNKASLLDRCLETLCAQAADFDFEIIVVDNASTDGSAALVRGKYPAVRYIVLDKNHLFARACNEGIKVARGRYIALLNNDTEVDRHWLAALKTALDNDPEAGFCASRVYFADDRVKIDTAGDSYTIAGTPHKIGHGVRTPGAYAQRRYVFGASASSSIYRRELFERVGLLDEDLFFSHEDVDLSFRAQLAGYKCLYVPEAIVYHKVSATIGQLSANYVYLSQRNVEYVYFKNMPTRLLAKYAALHFIFNLGALVYAIRQRRLFSYLRAKTVFLSRLGVILRKRREIQRGRLVPDSYIASILQKSWFRLKLKKALS from the coding sequence ATGACCGAACTCGCCCGGCTGATCGCTTTTTACCTGCCGCAATTCTACCCGGTCCCGGAGAACGACGCCTGGTGGGGCGAGGGCTTTACCGAATGGACCAATGTCAAGAAAGCCGAGTCCCGCTACCCGGGGCACTATCAGCCGCGGGTGCCGGCGGAGCTCGGTTACTACGACCTCCGCTCGGCGCAGGTGCGGGAGAACCAAGCCCAACTGGCAAGGGAGTACGGGATATACGGTTTTTGCTATTACCATTACTGGACGATGGGGAAGATGATGCTGGCATTGCCGCTCCGGGAAATGCTCGCTTCCGGGAAACCGGACTTCCCTTTTTGCCTTTGCTGGGGGAACCATAACTGGACCCGCCGCTGGGACGGCCTGGAGGAGGAAATGCTGCTCAAGCAGGAATACTCCCCGGCCGACGATCTCAACCATATTAATTATTTATTACCGATCTTCGCGGACCGGCGTTATATCCGGGTGGACGGCAAGCCGCTGTTTGCGGTGCATTTGGCCCAGTGTTTGCCCGACCCGGAGCGGACGGCTGCCGTTTGGCGTGGGGCGGCGGCCGGGGCGGGATTGCCTGGCCTTTACCTGGTCAACGTGGAGAATAATTTCGGCGGCAACGGTTACGGGCTGGTCAAGGGGTTTGACGCGACGATCGAGTTCGCGCCCGACGCGCGTTCGGTTGGGCAGCCGCTGTTCGGTCAGGACCTTACCAGGAAAGGTTACGCGGATAACCGGGTCTTTTATTACGATACCGTTGTCCGGAACATGCTGAATAAGCCGGACGTCGGTTACAAACGGTTCCGGGGCGTTTTTCCCGGCTGGGATAACAGCGCGCGGCGGCGCAATATACCGGCGCATATTTACCATGGCAGCACCCCCGCCAAATACCGCGAGTTCCTGGAAAAGATGTTGCAAAATACCTGCCGGACGTTTTCTGGTGAGGAACGGCTCCTTTTTGTCAACGCCTGGAACGAATGGGGCGAGGGCTGCTATCTCGAGCCGGACCGGAAATTCGGCCGGGCCTATCTGGAGGCGACCCGGGACGCTTTAACCGGCACGGCAGAAAAGACGATCGCCGTGTCGGTCGTGATCCCGCATTACAACAAGGCCTCGTTGCTCGACCGCTGCCTGGAGACGCTTTGCGCGCAGGCGGCCGATTTTGATTTTGAGATCATCGTCGTCGATAACGCTTCGACCGACGGGAGCGCGGCGCTGGTCCGGGGCAAATATCCGGCGGTCAGGTATATCGTCCTGGACAAGAACCACCTGTTCGCCCGCGCCTGCAACGAAGGGATCAAGGTCGCGCGGGGGCGCTATATCGCTTTGCTGAACAACGACACCGAGGTCGATCGGCATTGGTTGGCTGCGTTGAAGACGGCGCTTGATAACGACCCGGAAGCCGGTTTTTGCGCGTCGCGGGTCTATTTTGCCGATGACCGCGTCAAGATCGACACCGCCGGCGACAGTTACACCATCGCCGGCACGCCGCATAAGATCGGGCACGGGGTCAGGACGCCGGGTGCTTACGCGCAGCGGCGCTACGTTTTCGGCGCGTCGGCTTCTTCCTCGATCTACCGGCGGGAGTTGTTCGAGCGGGTCGGTTTGCTCGATGAAGACCTGTTTTTCAGCCATGAAGACGTCGATCTCAGCTTTCGCGCCCAGCTGGCGGGGTATAAGTGCCTTTACGTGCCGGAAGCGATCGTCTACCACAAAGTTTCCGCCACGATCGGCCAATTGAGCGCCAATTACGTCTATTTGAGCCAGCGGAACGTCGAATACGTCTATTTCAAGAATATGCCGACCCGCCTGCTGGCCAAGTACGCGGCGCTGCATTTTATCTTTAACCTGGGGGCGCTGGTCTACGCTATCCGGCAGCGGCGGCTCTTCAGCTACCTGCGGGCCAAGACCGTTTTTCTCTCCCGCCTCGGCGTGATCCTCCGCAAACGCCGGGAGATCCAGCGCGGCCGCCTGGTGCCGGATTCGTACATCGCTTCCATCTTGCAGAAGAGCTGGTTCCGGCTGAAACTGAAGAAGGCGCTGTCCTGA
- a CDS encoding sulfotransferase family 2 domain-containing protein, with amino-acid sequence MFARTPEANAGHLGNSKPLIFVHIHKTGGVTLREVLCRHFPSRSIYTIDPHNHTVDDFYALQQAEVDAIMFLNGHFNYGLHQRFSRPCTYYTMLREPVNRVLSLYYYLRKRNPLFGDINLETFCQQKYHFNQQIKHIAGIDPKKIIGKEDLELAKDRLLNDYLCYGLTEEFDLSLLLLQKRLKLEHVNYVKLNATNARPKLNEISDEIIKTIRRNNSYDIELYEYAKERFYDQADCREILRGNHLNLFRFRNCFTTLSHKARRAATWPFKIIANRIFPPRN; translated from the coding sequence ATGTTCGCTCGCACACCTGAGGCCAACGCAGGTCATCTTGGCAACAGCAAACCGCTGATCTTTGTCCATATCCATAAAACCGGTGGCGTCACGCTGCGCGAAGTTTTATGCCGGCATTTTCCGTCGCGCTCGATTTACACGATTGATCCCCACAATCATACTGTCGATGACTTTTACGCGCTACAGCAAGCAGAGGTCGATGCTATTATGTTCCTGAACGGCCATTTTAACTACGGCCTGCACCAGCGCTTTTCCCGCCCCTGCACTTACTACACCATGCTAAGAGAGCCGGTCAATCGCGTTTTATCGCTGTATTATTATTTACGGAAAAGGAACCCCCTTTTTGGCGACATCAATCTTGAAACGTTCTGCCAGCAAAAATATCATTTCAATCAACAGATCAAGCATATTGCCGGCATCGACCCGAAAAAAATAATCGGCAAAGAAGACTTGGAACTGGCAAAAGACCGTCTGCTGAACGATTACCTGTGTTACGGTCTGACCGAGGAATTCGACCTTTCCCTGCTGTTACTGCAGAAGAGACTAAAGCTGGAACACGTTAATTATGTCAAATTGAATGCCACGAACGCCCGGCCCAAGCTAAACGAAATATCGGACGAAATAATCAAGACCATTCGCCGGAACAATTCTTACGATATCGAGCTCTACGAGTACGCCAAGGAACGTTTTTACGACCAGGCGGATTGTCGGGAGATATTACGCGGCAACCATTTAAACCTGTTTCGGTTTAGGAACTGCTTCACCACCCTGTCCCATAAGGCCAGAAGGGCCGCCACCTGGCCGTTCAAGATCATTGCCAATCGTATCTTCCCCCCAAGAAATTGA
- a CDS encoding class I SAM-dependent methyltransferase: protein MTFSIERYAGLFRQPETIQADSTWNEHLPFAFFLVELLRPANYVELGVFRGGSYNVFCQAVKEQKTGTKCYGIDTWEGDLHNGAYDLSVYNKLTDYQRKNYAGFSTLLKMPFDEALARFPDGSIDLLHIDGYHTYEAVKHDYESWFPKMSKQGVMLFHDTQIRRMDFGVYKLWGEIAPRYPSLEFEHGCGLGVLAVGPEVSAEFRGFLSAARQNGFFALLFAAAGRAATLVPTLWEKERVLTQINEALTQLEAERKQIGRTVEEQRKLLGRREEQLRQIVESPNWRLAVKLSKLSRLIAPPGTAREKLKKYLAGKLAGR from the coding sequence ATGACGTTCAGTATTGAACGATACGCCGGGCTTTTCCGGCAGCCGGAGACGATCCAGGCCGATTCGACCTGGAACGAACACCTGCCGTTCGCCTTTTTCCTGGTCGAACTGCTGCGGCCCGCCAACTATGTCGAGCTTGGCGTGTTTAGGGGCGGTTCCTACAATGTTTTTTGCCAGGCGGTCAAAGAACAAAAGACCGGAACGAAATGCTACGGGATAGACACGTGGGAAGGAGATCTCCATAACGGCGCTTATGATCTTTCGGTTTATAACAAGCTGACTGACTACCAGCGGAAAAATTACGCCGGCTTCTCGACCTTGCTGAAAATGCCGTTCGACGAAGCGCTGGCCCGGTTCCCCGACGGCTCGATCGACCTCCTCCATATCGACGGGTATCACACGTATGAGGCGGTCAAACACGACTATGAATCGTGGTTCCCCAAGATGAGCAAGCAAGGGGTAATGCTCTTCCACGATACCCAGATCCGGCGGATGGATTTTGGCGTCTATAAACTTTGGGGGGAAATAGCGCCGCGCTATCCGTCGCTGGAATTCGAGCACGGTTGCGGCCTCGGCGTACTGGCGGTGGGGCCGGAAGTGAGCGCGGAGTTTCGGGGATTTCTCTCCGCCGCCCGGCAGAACGGTTTCTTTGCTTTGCTTTTTGCCGCGGCCGGAAGAGCGGCCACGCTGGTCCCGACCTTGTGGGAAAAAGAGCGGGTACTAACGCAAATAAACGAAGCGTTAACGCAGCTTGAAGCGGAACGAAAACAGATTGGCCGGACCGTTGAAGAGCAGCGAAAATTGCTCGGACGCCGGGAAGAGCAACTCCGGCAGATCGTCGAGTCGCCCAACTGGCGCCTGGCGGTCAAGCTGTCGAAACTGAGCCGGCTGATCGCCCCGCCGGGAACGGCGCGGGAAAAGCTCAAGAAATATCTGGCCGGGAAATTGGCCGGCCGATGA
- a CDS encoding TylF/MycF/NovP-related O-methyltransferase, protein MPILTMDDQPIRLYLDLLKKALAYTLWPEPPHPVDEYIQFRLPLKQKIVAWLYRLLSALDRDIRVVRDIKVAPEARAEGRFWPAYADTMIGLKRLDNLQACVETVIKEKIEGDLIETGVWRGGACIFMRGILAAYGVTDRTVFVADSFQGLPEPDSAEHPLDKEDNLHSVEYLKVSKAAVMNNFRRYGLLDDQVAFIAGWFKDTLNDPRLKKLALIRLDGDMYGSTIEALDALYPKLSRGGFCIIDDYGALEPCRRAVDDYRSARGITAELIKIDWTGCYWRKE, encoded by the coding sequence TTGCCGATACTTACCATGGATGATCAGCCGATAAGACTTTACCTTGATCTTTTAAAGAAAGCCTTGGCCTATACTCTCTGGCCGGAGCCGCCGCATCCGGTGGATGAATACATCCAATTTCGGCTGCCGCTGAAGCAGAAAATCGTTGCCTGGCTCTATCGGCTCCTGTCGGCGCTTGACCGGGATATCCGGGTGGTCAGAGACATCAAAGTGGCCCCGGAAGCGCGGGCGGAGGGGCGTTTCTGGCCGGCCTATGCCGATACGATGATCGGGCTTAAACGGCTGGATAACTTGCAAGCTTGCGTGGAAACGGTCATCAAAGAAAAGATCGAAGGCGACTTGATCGAGACCGGCGTTTGGCGGGGCGGGGCGTGCATCTTTATGCGGGGAATATTGGCGGCCTACGGCGTGACCGACCGGACCGTCTTTGTCGCTGATTCATTCCAGGGATTGCCTGAACCGGACAGTGCCGAGCATCCTTTGGATAAAGAGGACAATCTTCATTCAGTTGAATATCTGAAAGTATCTAAAGCCGCGGTAATGAACAACTTCCGCCGTTACGGCTTGCTGGACGACCAGGTCGCGTTCATTGCAGGGTGGTTCAAGGACACCCTGAACGATCCCCGGCTGAAAAAACTGGCCTTGATCCGGCTTGACGGCGACATGTACGGCTCGACGATCGAAGCGCTCGATGCCCTGTATCCCAAACTTTCGCGCGGCGGCTTCTGTATTATTGACGACTATGGGGCACTCGAACCGTGCCGCCGGGCCGTGGACGATTATCGGTCGGCGCGAGGGATAACAGCGGAACTGATCAAGATCGATTGGACCGGCTGCTATTGGAGGAAAGAATAA
- a CDS encoding porin has product MKNRVIGLLALSLVLFAAVPARAVNVDELLLDQLVAQGVVSAETAAALRADAALKTYDEKALVTAFPVNGKSKINVSGTMQVLYGADETANVADNLKVRRARLDFKGDVSRQVGYELQIDAVQPYRTVVETVTQTGTGAVTSKTTRVINRPIILDAYVVYYLLEGLDLKAGQIKVPFGRENLESDAKLDTINRSQVTERLVPDRDNGSQGRDLGAQLGGALDLGGDEKVFEYAVGAFNGSGLIYDEDNERKDLCGRLVYYPFPGASLGLARYEGWTGTTEATKLRAGLEATLALGKTFFKGEYITGKDGSTDKLGWYALAGVKVRPDLELVYRLDSYDSNTALAGDRSNIATCGLNWYLNKMAKVQANYEIKAEETVQVKNNALSVQATVTF; this is encoded by the coding sequence ATGAAAAACCGTGTTATTGGTCTCTTGGCCCTGTCCCTGGTCCTGTTCGCCGCCGTTCCCGCCCGCGCCGTCAACGTTGATGAGCTGTTGCTCGATCAATTAGTGGCGCAAGGGGTGGTCAGCGCGGAGACGGCGGCGGCGCTCCGGGCCGACGCCGCGCTCAAGACCTACGACGAAAAGGCGCTGGTGACCGCGTTCCCGGTCAACGGCAAGAGCAAGATCAATGTCAGCGGCACGATGCAGGTCCTGTACGGCGCCGATGAAACTGCCAATGTTGCCGACAACCTCAAGGTCAGGCGGGCGCGGCTCGATTTCAAGGGTGACGTTTCCCGGCAGGTCGGTTACGAACTGCAGATCGACGCGGTCCAGCCGTACCGGACCGTGGTCGAAACCGTCACCCAGACCGGCACCGGCGCGGTGACCAGCAAGACGACCCGGGTCATTAACCGGCCGATCATCCTGGACGCCTATGTCGTTTATTACCTGCTCGAGGGCCTCGATCTCAAGGCGGGACAGATCAAGGTGCCGTTCGGCCGCGAGAACCTGGAATCGGACGCCAAGCTCGACACGATCAACCGTTCGCAGGTGACGGAACGGCTCGTTCCCGACCGGGACAACGGTTCGCAGGGGCGGGACCTGGGAGCGCAGCTCGGCGGCGCCCTCGATCTTGGCGGCGACGAGAAAGTCTTTGAATACGCGGTCGGCGCGTTCAACGGGAGCGGCTTGATCTATGACGAAGATAACGAAAGAAAAGACCTGTGCGGCCGGCTGGTTTATTATCCTTTCCCCGGGGCGTCGCTCGGCCTGGCCCGTTATGAGGGCTGGACCGGGACCACAGAGGCCACCAAGCTCCGGGCCGGGTTGGAAGCAACTCTGGCGCTCGGTAAAACGTTCTTTAAGGGGGAATACATTACCGGCAAGGACGGCTCGACCGACAAGCTTGGCTGGTACGCGCTGGCCGGCGTCAAGGTGCGGCCTGACCTGGAGCTGGTCTACCGGCTGGACAGTTACGATTCGAACACGGCGCTGGCCGGCGACCGGAGCAATATCGCGACCTGCGGCCTGAACTGGTATCTCAACAAAATGGCGAAGGTCCAGGCGAACTACGAGATCAAGGCGGAAGAGACCGTCCAGGTCAAGAACAACGCGCTCTCCGTCCAGGCGACGGTCACTTTCTAA
- a CDS encoding CmcI family methyltransferase gives MDNEQITRAYHEWYYDNKVWQATNFLGVDCLKSVSDMWNYQEILFRLKPSLLVEFGTHHGGSALYFSTILRAINERSRVLTVDITIDEATGKRLRRHKHIQTMTCSSTDPRVAKEILALRRKFPGPAFFILDSDHSQTHVLAEMESLRPVTRAGDYLVVEDGNINGHPVLPDFGPGPLEAIRVYFGKYPGDYEHDSAAEKKFGFTFAPEGFLVRR, from the coding sequence ATGGACAACGAACAAATAACCCGCGCTTACCATGAGTGGTATTACGATAACAAGGTCTGGCAAGCGACCAACTTTCTGGGCGTCGACTGCCTCAAATCGGTCAGCGACATGTGGAACTACCAGGAGATACTTTTCCGGCTGAAGCCGTCGCTCCTCGTCGAGTTCGGCACGCATCACGGCGGCTCAGCGCTCTATTTTTCCACGATCCTGCGGGCGATCAACGAGCGATCCAGGGTGCTGACGGTGGATATCACCATTGATGAGGCGACCGGAAAGCGGCTCCGCCGGCACAAACATATCCAGACCATGACCTGCTCGTCGACCGACCCGCGGGTGGCCAAAGAGATCCTTGCCCTGCGCCGGAAGTTCCCGGGGCCGGCCTTTTTTATCCTGGACAGCGACCACTCGCAAACGCACGTGCTGGCGGAAATGGAGTCGCTCCGGCCGGTGACGCGGGCGGGGGATTATCTCGTTGTGGAGGACGGCAATATTAACGGACATCCGGTCTTGCCGGACTTCGGTCCCGGGCCGCTGGAAGCGATCAGGGTATACTTCGGCAAATATCCGGGCGACTATGAGCACGACTCCGCGGCGGAAAAAAAGTTCGGTTTCACTTTCGCGCCGGAAGGCTTTTTGGTGAGGCGCTAA
- a CDS encoding radical SAM protein, whose product MARLLPAPARPQLYADYTCDLPAMYFIEPTNACNLHCPFCATGSGQNERPKGFMKLADYRLILDKIAPVATFINMFNQGEPLLNREIIPMIELTAAKGITSYLSTNLSLPDLDFEALARSGLSVMRVALDGASRETYGRYRRGGDFDLVLRNIAGIQAAKSRLGLKTPLVVWNYLVNCYNEYEQEAARAMAGELGVQIDFQPMLLYDPEWRSSLHRAGIVSDCVQRTDPAAFARADRSLPIAVEDVLLQPALYNRFCGYVFRAMFVQWNGDVYPCCDVNGPEGKVGNLLTDDLVTIWNGPGYRRCREYLYNYGEKKTPDCVCSSSDCLIRRKNVG is encoded by the coding sequence ATGGCACGCCTTTTGCCCGCGCCGGCCCGGCCGCAGCTTTACGCCGATTATACTTGCGACCTGCCGGCGATGTACTTTATTGAACCGACCAATGCCTGCAATTTGCATTGCCCTTTTTGCGCGACCGGCAGCGGCCAAAACGAGCGGCCGAAAGGTTTCATGAAATTGGCCGATTATCGCCTGATCCTGGATAAGATCGCTCCGGTCGCTACCTTTATCAATATGTTCAATCAGGGGGAGCCGCTGCTCAACCGGGAGATAATCCCGATGATCGAGCTGACCGCGGCTAAGGGGATAACCAGCTATTTGAGCACCAACCTGTCGCTGCCCGATCTCGACTTTGAAGCGCTGGCCCGCTCGGGCTTGTCGGTCATGCGGGTAGCGCTTGACGGCGCCAGCCGGGAAACTTACGGCCGTTATCGCCGCGGCGGCGATTTTGATCTCGTCCTGCGAAATATAGCCGGGATCCAGGCGGCTAAGTCCCGTCTCGGCTTAAAAACGCCGCTGGTGGTCTGGAACTATTTGGTCAATTGCTACAACGAGTATGAGCAGGAAGCGGCCAGGGCGATGGCCGGAGAATTGGGGGTGCAGATCGATTTTCAACCGATGCTTCTCTACGATCCGGAGTGGCGGTCGTCGCTTCATCGGGCGGGGATCGTTTCGGACTGCGTCCAAAGGACCGACCCGGCGGCGTTCGCCCGGGCGGATCGGTCGCTGCCGATCGCCGTAGAGGACGTTCTGCTTCAGCCCGCTCTTTACAACCGCTTTTGCGGATACGTTTTCCGGGCGATGTTCGTGCAATGGAACGGCGACGTTTATCCCTGCTGCGACGTCAACGGACCGGAAGGCAAGGTCGGCAATTTATTGACGGATGATCTGGTCACGATCTGGAACGGCCCGGGCTATCGCCGCTGCCGGGAATACCTGTATAATTATGGCGAAAAGAAAACGCCCGATTGCGTTTGTTCGTCCAGCGATTGCCTGATCAGGAGGAAAAATGTCGGTTAA